Proteins from a genomic interval of Psychrilyobacter piezotolerans:
- a CDS encoding iron-containing alcohol dehydrogenase gives MLNFKFYNPTEIVFGKGQMKQLDGLVPKNSRVLITYGGGSVKKFGTLDKVIDELKKSKREVFEFGGIEPNPKFETLMKAVKLVREEKIDFILAVGGGSVMDGTKFIGIASCKDEYIGKEEELLSFGFRGVPVERTIPFGTVVTLPATGSEMNNGAVISHGKDKLVVSSSKSFPIFSILDPELTYTLPKTQIANGIVDTFIHTVEQYVTYPVDAKFQDRTAEGILQTLIEIGEETIENPTNYEARANLVWSATMGLNGLIGAGVPQDWSVHMIGHDLTAIFGVDHAKTLATILPATWKVRKAEKFEKLLQYAERVWNLREGSDEEKVDSAIKKTEEFFHSLGITTKLSDHGIGEDDIDNIIGSLKSHGMVKLSERGDQTLEITREILEEAL, from the coding sequence ATGTTAAATTTTAAATTTTATAACCCAACAGAGATTGTATTCGGGAAGGGTCAGATGAAGCAGTTGGATGGTTTGGTACCGAAAAATTCCCGTGTACTTATCACATATGGCGGGGGATCGGTAAAGAAGTTTGGAACTTTGGACAAGGTGATAGATGAGTTAAAAAAATCAAAGAGGGAAGTATTTGAATTTGGAGGGATAGAACCCAACCCTAAGTTTGAGACTCTGATGAAAGCTGTGAAACTAGTAAGGGAGGAGAAGATCGATTTCATCCTGGCTGTTGGAGGAGGTTCCGTTATGGACGGGACTAAATTTATAGGAATAGCTTCCTGCAAGGATGAGTATATTGGAAAAGAGGAAGAGTTATTAAGCTTTGGGTTCAGAGGAGTTCCTGTGGAAAGGACTATTCCATTTGGAACTGTGGTAACTTTACCGGCAACAGGTTCAGAGATGAACAATGGAGCAGTAATAAGTCATGGAAAGGATAAGCTGGTTGTTTCCAGCAGTAAATCATTTCCAATATTTTCCATCTTAGATCCTGAGCTTACATATACTTTACCTAAAACTCAGATTGCCAATGGAATTGTAGATACATTCATCCATACAGTGGAACAATATGTTACCTATCCGGTAGATGCTAAGTTCCAGGACAGGACTGCTGAGGGGATTTTGCAGACATTGATAGAGATAGGTGAGGAAACTATAGAAAATCCTACCAACTATGAGGCCAGGGCAAACTTGGTATGGTCAGCTACAATGGGGCTCAATGGGCTTATTGGTGCCGGAGTACCGCAGGACTGGTCGGTACACATGATAGGACATGATTTGACAGCAATATTTGGAGTAGATCACGCCAAGACCCTGGCTACGATCCTGCCTGCTACCTGGAAGGTAAGGAAGGCTGAAAAGTTCGAAAAACTCCTACAATATGCAGAGAGAGTATGGAACTTAAGAGAGGGAAGTGATGAAGAAAAGGTGGATTCAGCTATCAAAAAAACCGAGGAGTTTTTCCATAGTTTAGGTATTACAACTAAGCTGTCAGATCATGGAATAGGGGAAGATGATATAGACAATATTATCGGTTCTCTAAAATCACATGGGATGGTAAAATTATCAGAAAGGGGAGACCAGACTTTGGAGATAACAAGGGAGATTCTAGAGGAAGCACTGTAA
- a CDS encoding peptide ABC transporter substrate-binding protein: MKKIFYVVTLLMAVLLTACGGEKEQPKETDTAAVEKQMEQVMTFNLGADPKSVDPQLNSATDGGIVVNNTFEGLMRVDANGKAQPAGAESVEISDDKMTYTFHLRKDAKWSDGKPVTAADYKYAWLRALDPAVASEYSFQLYYIKGGQEFFEGKGTKEDVGLEAVDDHTFKVTLKAPTAYFLNLITFYTFMPVREDAVVQKPEGWAKDPSITLSNGPFKISEYHMNDKVILVPNEHYWNKDSVKLDKIVLTMIVDSGTALTAYDNNEIDVLGSNQVPVQEIPKRQVEDPTFHIVPFLGTYYYIFNVNKAPTNDINVRKALTLAIDREEIVTEVTKAGQQPATGFVPTGLVDSKGNDFRATAGDYGISTTADVEKAKEYLAKAGYPNGEGMAPVELIYNTNEGHKAIAEAIQEMWKKNLGIEVNLVNQEWAVFQDTRHVGNFEVARAGWIGDYNDPMTFLDLWTSYSGNNDAQWNYTKGDFPENKKFDALIENSKVAQGEARDKDLYGAEKIMMDELITMPIYYYTGVIMVKDKVKNWERDILGTWYFGNVEIIE, translated from the coding sequence ATGAAGAAAATCTTTTATGTAGTGACACTTCTGATGGCAGTATTACTGACTGCTTGTGGAGGGGAAAAAGAGCAGCCTAAGGAAACGGATACAGCAGCAGTGGAAAAACAAATGGAACAGGTAATGACATTTAACTTAGGAGCAGATCCAAAATCTGTGGATCCTCAACTGAACTCTGCAACAGATGGTGGAATAGTTGTAAACAATACCTTCGAAGGTCTTATGAGGGTAGATGCCAATGGAAAAGCTCAGCCAGCAGGGGCAGAATCTGTAGAGATTTCAGATGATAAGATGACTTATACATTCCATCTTAGAAAAGATGCTAAATGGTCCGATGGAAAACCTGTAACAGCAGCAGATTATAAATATGCCTGGTTAAGAGCATTAGACCCGGCAGTAGCTTCTGAATATTCATTCCAACTTTACTATATCAAAGGCGGACAGGAGTTTTTTGAAGGTAAAGGAACTAAAGAGGATGTAGGATTAGAAGCAGTGGATGACCATACCTTTAAAGTAACTTTAAAAGCTCCTACAGCATACTTTTTAAACCTAATCACTTTCTATACATTTATGCCGGTTAGGGAAGATGCAGTAGTTCAAAAACCTGAAGGATGGGCAAAGGATCCTAGCATAACACTTTCAAATGGGCCATTCAAGATTTCTGAATACCATATGAATGATAAGGTTATCTTAGTTCCAAATGAACACTACTGGAATAAAGACAGTGTTAAATTAGACAAGATCGTTCTGACAATGATAGTGGATAGTGGAACAGCATTAACAGCTTATGATAACAATGAAATAGATGTTTTAGGTTCTAACCAAGTGCCTGTACAAGAAATTCCTAAGAGACAGGTGGAAGATCCAACTTTCCATATAGTTCCATTTTTAGGAACATACTACTATATATTTAATGTAAATAAAGCGCCAACTAACGATATCAATGTAAGAAAAGCTCTTACTTTAGCTATCGACAGGGAAGAGATAGTAACAGAAGTAACAAAGGCTGGGCAGCAGCCAGCTACTGGATTTGTTCCAACTGGATTAGTGGATTCAAAAGGAAATGACTTTAGAGCAACTGCAGGAGATTACGGAATTTCTACTACTGCTGATGTTGAAAAAGCAAAAGAATATTTAGCTAAGGCCGGATATCCAAATGGTGAAGGAATGGCTCCAGTTGAGCTTATCTATAACACAAATGAAGGACATAAGGCAATTGCAGAAGCAATTCAAGAGATGTGGAAGAAAAACTTAGGAATCGAAGTTAACTTAGTAAATCAAGAGTGGGCAGTATTCCAAGATACTAGACATGTAGGAAACTTTGAAGTGGCAAGAGCTGGATGGATCGGGGACTACAACGACCCTATGACATTCTTAGATCTATGGACTTCTTACTCTGGAAACAACGATGCACAATGGAATTACACTAAAGGAGATTTCCCTGAGAATAAGAAATTTGATGCATTGATCGAAAATTCAAAGGTAGCTCAAGGTGAAGCTAGAGATAAAGATCTTTATGGTGCCGAAAAAATCATGATGGATGAATTAATCACTATGCCTATCTACTACTATACAGGTGTAATCATGGTTAAAGATAAGGTTAAAAACTGGGAAAGAGATATTTTAGGTACTTGGTACTTTGGAAATGTCGAAATAATAGAATAG
- a CDS encoding ABC transporter ATP-binding protein, protein MENKNDNTLIEIKNLKKYFSKNKGFFKKKMQHLKAVDDVSFHIKKGETFGLVGESGCGKSTTGRTIIRLYDVTGGDIIYDGKNISHLNERELEPYRRKIQMIFQDPYASLNTRMTVGDIIGEPLDIHNLAKGEARQKRIYELLDTVGLSKEHASRYPHEFSGGQRQRIGIARALAVEPEFIICDEPISALDVSIQAQVVNMLDDLQKKLGLTYLFIAHDLSMVKHISDRIGVLYLGKMVEIAESDPLYDKPIHPYTRALLSSIPIPDPELNAKMDREILKGDVPSPLNPPSGCRFRTRCKYAEEICSEKEPLLEEIAPGRFVACHFSRQFYDGTKK, encoded by the coding sequence ATGGAAAATAAAAATGACAATACTCTGATAGAGATAAAAAATCTAAAAAAATATTTTTCTAAAAATAAAGGTTTTTTCAAAAAAAAGATGCAGCATCTAAAAGCTGTGGATGATGTTAGTTTTCATATAAAAAAAGGTGAAACTTTTGGACTGGTAGGGGAGTCAGGATGCGGGAAATCTACAACTGGAAGAACTATAATAAGGCTATATGATGTAACCGGCGGGGATATAATCTACGATGGTAAAAATATAAGCCACCTTAATGAAAGGGAATTAGAGCCCTACAGAAGAAAGATCCAGATGATCTTTCAAGATCCATATGCGTCACTGAATACCAGGATGACAGTAGGAGATATCATAGGAGAACCTCTGGATATCCACAACCTGGCAAAGGGTGAAGCGAGGCAGAAAAGAATATATGAACTATTGGATACAGTAGGGCTCAGTAAGGAACATGCCAGCAGATATCCCCATGAATTTAGTGGAGGACAAAGGCAGAGGATAGGAATAGCTCGTGCACTGGCTGTAGAACCAGAATTTATAATCTGTGATGAACCGATCTCAGCACTGGATGTATCTATCCAGGCTCAGGTGGTAAATATGCTGGATGATTTACAGAAAAAATTGGGATTGACCTATCTATTTATAGCTCATGATCTGTCCATGGTAAAACACATCTCAGATAGGATAGGGGTACTGTATTTAGGAAAGATGGTAGAAATAGCAGAATCAGATCCTCTCTATGATAAACCTATCCATCCATATACCAGAGCACTGCTTTCATCTATACCTATCCCAGATCCAGAATTGAATGCCAAAATGGACAGGGAAATATTAAAGGGAGATGTACCCAGCCCACTCAATCCGCCTAGTGGATGCAGGTTTAGAACCAGGTGTAAATATGCAGAGGAAATCTGCAGTGAAAAGGAACCATTGTTAGAGGAAATAGCTCCTGGAAGGTTTGTAGCTTGTCATTTTTCCAGACAATTTTATGATGGCACAAAAAAATAA
- a CDS encoding ABC transporter ATP-binding protein: MEKLIELKDVKTSFFTHLGEVQAVRGVSYSLNKGEALGIVGESGSGKSITSMSVMGLLQYPGTVKSGEIVFKGEDLLKKNKKEMMSIRGNEIAMIFQDPMTSLNPVYTVGDQIMEAIRKHQNLSKAEALKKAIEMLELVGIPDPTKRINAYPHEFSGGMRQRVMIAIALSCEPDLLIADEPTTALDVTIQAQILDLMKELKDKLNTSIVLITHDLGVVADVCSRVLVMYGGLIMEEGKVEDIFYNPKHPYTVGLLKSIPKIEHKERLVPIDGTPPDLLHPPKGCPFAARCEHAMNICMEERPEFFNCGEGHKSMCWLLHPDSPKTELKGGVR; encoded by the coding sequence ATGGAAAAATTAATTGAACTTAAGGACGTAAAAACTTCATTTTTTACCCACCTAGGGGAAGTACAGGCTGTAAGAGGTGTAAGTTATAGTTTAAATAAAGGAGAAGCCTTGGGAATTGTAGGGGAATCAGGAAGTGGAAAGAGTATCACCTCTATGTCTGTAATGGGACTGCTGCAATATCCGGGAACTGTAAAAAGTGGTGAGATAGTATTCAAAGGGGAAGATCTCTTAAAGAAAAATAAGAAAGAGATGATGAGTATAAGGGGAAATGAGATAGCTATGATATTTCAGGATCCAATGACCTCATTAAATCCTGTATATACTGTAGGGGACCAGATTATGGAGGCTATTAGAAAACATCAAAACCTGTCTAAAGCTGAGGCTCTGAAAAAGGCCATTGAGATGTTAGAATTAGTAGGAATACCTGACCCGACAAAAAGGATAAACGCTTATCCCCATGAATTCAGTGGAGGGATGAGACAAAGGGTAATGATTGCCATAGCTCTTTCATGTGAGCCGGATCTGCTTATTGCCGATGAACCAACCACAGCACTGGATGTTACTATCCAGGCTCAAATATTAGATCTTATGAAGGAACTGAAGGATAAATTAAATACATCGATAGTACTCATAACCCATGATCTGGGGGTAGTGGCTGATGTCTGTTCCAGGGTATTGGTTATGTACGGGGGACTTATCATGGAGGAAGGAAAGGTAGAGGATATCTTCTATAATCCAAAACATCCATATACAGTAGGATTATTAAAGTCTATCCCTAAGATAGAACATAAAGAAAGGCTGGTACCCATAGATGGGACACCTCCAGATTTATTACACCCTCCAAAGGGATGCCCATTTGCAGCAAGGTGTGAACATGCTATGAATATATGTATGGAGGAACGGCCGGAATTTTTCAACTGCGGAGAAGGGCATAAATCTATGTGCTGGTTACTTCATCCAGATTCTCCTAAGACGGAATTAAAGGGAGGGGTAAGATAG